The following are from one region of the Biomphalaria glabrata chromosome 4, xgBioGlab47.1, whole genome shotgun sequence genome:
- the LOC106056565 gene encoding dolichol-phosphate mannosyltransferase subunit 3-like, with translation MAVSKLFQWLICLTSFLAVWLSYVLGLVQTKFSEEMNEIIIALPIYLLILFACVLLGMIGHRVATFNDCELASKELKEHIDAARQDLAKKGYKFASDWKS, from the exons gtttcCAAGTTATTTCAATGGCTAATCTGTTTGACTTCCTTCCTGGCTGTATGGCTTTCATATGTCCTGGGTTTGGTACAGACAAAGTTCAGTGAAGAGATGAATGAAATTATTATTGCA ttaccAATTTACTTGTTGATTTTGTTTGCT TGTGTGTTACTTGGGATGATTGGTCATAGAGTTGCCACATTTAATGATTGTGAATTAGCATCCAAAGAATTAAAAGAG CATATAGATGCAGCACGACAAGACCTTGCAAAGAAAGGCTATAAGTTTGCATCTGATTGGAAATCATAA
- the LOC106056563 gene encoding peptidyl-prolyl cis-trans isomerase-like 1 isoform X2: MSLTTPGNTGIPKKSWQPPNVTIETTMGNIVVELYWKHAPNTCRNFAELTRRGYYNGIKFHRIIKDFMIQGGDPTGTGRGGASIYGKNFDDEINEDLKHTGAGILSMANSGPNTNGSQFFITLAPTQWLDGKHTIFGRVSSGINVIQRIGMVETDDGDKPVDPVKIHKAYISPTI, from the exons atgtctTTAACAACACCTGGAAATACTGGTATTCCAAAAAAGTCATGGCAGCCACCCAACGTTACTATCGAAACAAC AATGGGAAACATTGTTGTAGAGTTATATTGGAAGCATGCTCCTAATACATGTCGCAATTTTGCTGAATTAACAAGACGAGGCTATTACAATGGTATCAAATTCCACAGAATTATTAAAGATTTTATGATTCAAGGTGGAGATCCAACTGGAACTG GTAGAGGAGGTGCATCTATTTATGGGAAAAATTTTGATGATGAGATAAATGAGGACTTGAAACACACAG GTGCTGGAATCCTTTCTATGGCTAACAGCGGGCCGAATACAAATGGTAGCCAGTTTTTTATTACCCTCGCCCCAACACAATGGCTAGATGGAAAGCATACAATATTTGGCCGAGTTTCATCTGGTATCAATGTTATACAGCGCATTGGTATGGTGGAAACTGATGATGGAGATAAACCTGTAGACCCTGTTAAAATTCACAAAGCATATATCTCACCAACAATATAA
- the LOC106056563 gene encoding peptidyl-prolyl cis-trans isomerase-like 1 isoform X3 — MGNIVVELYWKHAPNTCRNFAELTRRGYYNGIKFHRIIKDFMIQGGDPTGTGRGGASIYGKNFDDEINEDLKHTGAGILSMANSGPNTNGSQFFITLAPTQWLDGKHTIFGRVSSGINVIQRIGMVETDDGDKPVDPVKIHKAYISPTI; from the exons ATGGGAAACATTGTTGTAGAGTTATATTGGAAGCATGCTCCTAATACATGTCGCAATTTTGCTGAATTAACAAGACGAGGCTATTACAATGGTATCAAATTCCACAGAATTATTAAAGATTTTATGATTCAAGGTGGAGATCCAACTGGAACTG GTAGAGGAGGTGCATCTATTTATGGGAAAAATTTTGATGATGAGATAAATGAGGACTTGAAACACACAG GTGCTGGAATCCTTTCTATGGCTAACAGCGGGCCGAATACAAATGGTAGCCAGTTTTTTATTACCCTCGCCCCAACACAATGGCTAGATGGAAAGCATACAATATTTGGCCGAGTTTCATCTGGTATCAATGTTATACAGCGCATTGGTATGGTGGAAACTGATGATGGAGATAAACCTGTAGACCCTGTTAAAATTCACAAAGCATATATCTCACCAACAATATAA